In one window of Psychrobacter sp. P2G3 DNA:
- the pepN gene encoding aminopeptidase N produces MPDVPPHAPRKIHLTDYQLPSFDVDTVDLDIKIFDDYATVDSKLVMNRQAVGDLVLYGEDVELVTIKVDGEPLSSEQYSQADGKLTIADAPDNLTLELQVRIHPQTNTALEGLYMAGTGSDTMFVTQCEPEGFRKITFYPDRPDVLAIFTTRVEADKRYPTLLANGNLVEQGEVADVPDRHYAIWHDPTNKPSYLFACVAADLDVLTDHYTTSEGREVTLEVYAKSTDIDKCHVGMQALKDAMEWDEVNYGRAYDLDRYMIVAVSQFNMGAMENKGLNIFNTACVLSSPETTTDARSFNVKAVIAHEYFHNWTGNRITCRDWFQLCLKEGLTVYRDQSFSADQQSSAVQRIDDVATLRAHQFAEDAGPLAHPVRPESFVEINNFYTTTIYEKGAEIVRMLANTLGPDNFRKGTDEYFRRYDGQAVTVEDFLSALSITDDKIEDFIDWYRQPGTPMLSGHQDYDSETQTLTITLSQQTRHVSGFEAPKPLPIPVATALFDKASGDIVGERMLLLDQAEQTFSFDNITSEPVVSLLRDFSAPVQLNYDYQDEDLAFLLKHETNGFNRWQVTQMLVNRILLQGQGSKSSPEVYLQALAQTLPTLATDDAMLAARLLDIPSAQELASAIHKNYDPILIKEQREGLYRQVAESLSGQWTTLYEQLPLQAYEDSSEARGKRALRNVVLDMALTAKVAGTAELAQQQYDNASCMTERFGALKAMVNHQVANADEYLADFYNRFQADDLVIDLWFSVQAAADNVSTNKIKDLLNHADFDWNTPNRVRSVISAFTSQPTILWTTEGLDIYTDVIQRLDDANPVLASRLLQVLARWYTLVEPRRQMAHEQLISLQEKASSKHVLESLDSVLGAAAD; encoded by the coding sequence ATGCCTGACGTGCCACCACATGCACCTAGAAAAATTCATCTGACTGATTATCAGCTGCCAAGTTTTGATGTGGATACCGTAGATTTAGATATCAAGATTTTCGATGATTATGCAACGGTTGATAGCAAGCTAGTCATGAACCGCCAAGCGGTAGGTGATTTGGTGCTATACGGTGAAGATGTTGAGCTCGTTACTATTAAGGTTGATGGTGAGCCTCTTAGCTCTGAGCAGTATAGCCAAGCAGATGGCAAACTCACGATTGCTGATGCTCCTGATAATTTAACGTTAGAGTTGCAGGTTCGCATTCATCCGCAGACCAACACTGCGCTAGAAGGTTTGTATATGGCAGGCACTGGTAGCGATACCATGTTTGTCACCCAGTGTGAGCCAGAAGGCTTTCGCAAGATTACTTTTTATCCAGACCGTCCCGATGTACTGGCGATATTTACCACGCGCGTTGAAGCAGATAAGCGTTATCCGACACTGCTCGCCAATGGTAATTTGGTGGAGCAAGGTGAAGTTGCAGATGTGCCAGACCGTCATTATGCTATTTGGCATGATCCGACCAATAAGCCAAGTTATCTGTTTGCCTGTGTTGCTGCTGATTTAGATGTGCTTACCGATCATTATACAACCAGTGAAGGTCGCGAAGTCACGCTTGAAGTGTATGCTAAATCTACGGATATTGATAAATGCCATGTCGGTATGCAAGCATTGAAAGACGCGATGGAGTGGGATGAAGTTAATTACGGCCGTGCGTATGATTTGGATCGCTACATGATAGTCGCGGTCAGTCAATTTAATATGGGCGCAATGGAAAATAAAGGCCTAAACATCTTTAATACCGCCTGCGTATTGTCTAGTCCTGAGACCACGACCGATGCGCGTAGCTTTAATGTCAAAGCAGTCATCGCTCATGAATACTTCCATAACTGGACGGGTAACCGTATTACCTGCCGTGACTGGTTCCAATTGTGCCTAAAAGAAGGGTTGACGGTTTATCGTGATCAATCCTTTTCAGCGGATCAGCAGTCGAGTGCGGTGCAGCGTATCGATGATGTAGCGACATTACGTGCGCATCAGTTTGCGGAAGATGCAGGACCACTTGCGCATCCAGTACGTCCTGAAAGCTTCGTTGAGATTAATAATTTTTATACCACCACTATTTATGAAAAAGGCGCTGAAATCGTGCGCATGCTGGCCAATACATTGGGGCCGGATAATTTCCGTAAAGGCACTGACGAATATTTTCGTCGTTACGATGGTCAAGCAGTCACAGTTGAGGACTTTTTATCAGCACTAAGCATTACTGACGATAAAATCGAGGACTTCATCGATTGGTACCGTCAACCAGGTACGCCAATGCTGTCTGGTCATCAAGACTATGATAGCGAGACGCAAACGTTGACCATTACTCTGAGTCAGCAAACGCGCCATGTGAGCGGATTTGAAGCTCCTAAACCTTTACCGATTCCAGTAGCGACAGCGCTATTCGATAAAGCGTCTGGTGATATAGTCGGCGAGCGTATGTTGTTGTTAGATCAGGCTGAGCAAACCTTTAGCTTCGATAATATTACCAGTGAACCTGTGGTGTCATTACTCCGTGATTTCAGTGCGCCGGTACAGCTCAACTATGACTATCAAGATGAAGACTTGGCATTTTTACTCAAACATGAGACCAATGGTTTTAACCGCTGGCAAGTGACGCAGATGCTAGTAAATCGTATTTTACTGCAAGGTCAGGGCTCTAAAAGCAGTCCTGAGGTATATCTGCAAGCATTGGCACAGACCTTACCAACCTTGGCTACTGACGATGCTATGTTGGCTGCACGCTTGCTTGATATTCCATCAGCGCAAGAGTTGGCCTCTGCCATTCACAAAAACTACGATCCGATATTGATTAAAGAGCAGCGTGAAGGCTTGTATCGTCAAGTGGCAGAGTCACTATCGGGGCAGTGGACAACGCTCTATGAACAACTGCCGTTACAGGCTTATGAGGATAGCTCTGAGGCTCGCGGGAAGCGTGCCTTGCGTAACGTAGTATTGGATATGGCATTGACTGCCAAAGTTGCAGGCACGGCTGAATTGGCACAGCAGCAGTACGATAATGCTAGCTGTATGACCGAACGCTTTGGTGCATTAAAGGCGATGGTCAACCATCAGGTCGCAAATGCTGATGAGTATTTGGCAGATTTTTATAATCGCTTTCAAGCCGATGACTTAGTAATTGACTTATGGTTTAGTGTGCAAGCCGCTGCTGACAATGTGAGTACTAATAAAATTAAAGATCTGCTGAATCATGCAGATTTCGATTGGAACACGCCCAATCGTGTACGCTCAGTAATCAGCGCTTTTACCTCGCAGCCGACTATACTTTGGACGACAGAAGGATTGGACATCTATACCGATGTGATTCAAAGGTTGGATGATGCCAATCCTGTCTTGGCCTCGCGCTTACTGCAAGTGCTGGCACGCTGGTACACATTGGTTGAACCACGTCGTCAAATGGCGCATGAGCAGCTTATCAGTTTGCAGGAAAAAGCATCTTCTAAGCATGTACTTGAGAGCTTAGATAGTGTGCTAGGCGCGGCAGCGGATTAA
- a CDS encoding ribonuclease HII, giving the protein MDIETCLDSRIIHIKSDIELIDVKGQFISLAAPIRLTGQLRLTDDLRQILACIDNEVEKLTLQIGVDEAGRGPLLGSVNVAAAILPSAWSGLIEMQTLVNTPLSILTDSKQLSEKKRDKLYPLVQQNALGYVVAEIPAAVIDQINILQATMLGMRLCTEALLVAVAEQIANDTSSTSYNLQAQVLFDGNRCPELDYLKLSSFGISESSIDCQAWVKGDARHTSIAAASILAKVSRDQTMYHLDSLHPQYSIAKHKGYPTRVHMEAIEMYGVLPEHRRSFAPVRRVLENK; this is encoded by the coding sequence ATGGATATTGAAACCTGTTTAGATAGTCGTATTATTCATATTAAAAGCGATATTGAGCTCATAGATGTTAAAGGACAGTTTATTAGTTTAGCTGCTCCGATTCGCTTAACTGGTCAATTACGGCTTACTGACGATTTACGTCAGATACTTGCGTGTATAGACAATGAAGTAGAAAAATTAACGCTACAGATTGGGGTTGATGAAGCAGGGCGCGGCCCCTTGCTAGGCAGTGTGAACGTGGCTGCCGCAATACTACCAAGCGCGTGGTCAGGTTTGATTGAGATGCAGACATTAGTGAATACGCCGTTATCTATACTGACGGACTCCAAGCAATTAAGCGAAAAAAAACGCGATAAGCTTTATCCATTGGTGCAACAAAACGCTTTAGGTTATGTGGTTGCAGAGATTCCAGCAGCGGTCATTGATCAGATAAATATTCTGCAAGCAACGATGCTTGGTATGCGCTTATGTACAGAGGCGCTATTAGTTGCGGTAGCAGAGCAAATTGCAAATGATACAAGTAGCACGTCATACAATCTGCAGGCTCAGGTATTGTTCGATGGAAATCGCTGTCCAGAGTTAGATTATCTGAAACTCTCATCTTTTGGTATATCTGAGTCAAGCATTGATTGCCAAGCTTGGGTAAAGGGTGATGCACGTCACACTAGCATTGCAGCTGCTAGTATCTTAGCAAAAGTCAGCCGCGACCAGACTATGTATCATTTAGATTCGTTGCATCCACAGTATAGTATCGCTAAGCACAAAGGTTATCCCACTCGTGTTCATATGGAAGCCATTGAGATGTATGGCGTATTGCCTGAACATCGTCGTAGTTTTGCGCCAGTAAGGCGAGTACTTGAGAATAAATGA
- the lpxB gene encoding lipid-A-disaccharide synthase, producing MTNDNHQLPNKPLVIGIVAGEVSGDSLGADFMQQMNNLRDDIIWVGVGGSKMQAQGLHSIFPLARLAVMGLVEVLSQLPDLLKARRELLAAFQVAHIDWFVGIDAPDFNLRVAKKLKPKGVFCVQYVSPSIWAWRESRIHGIKAATDLVLCLFPFELPVYERHNHPAICVGHPLLRTLNQDLVDTPTNQLRSELVWHNDGLQQFFIERFDDVSQLICVMPGSRRGEITAILPLMLDGIQKLLLVDPKLCFIIPTVDQNHQYIVQDVIDQRSEQLRAAIVVVYDESQPAFSQQAMAASDIIMLASGTATLEAMLLERPMVVIYQLNQLTYQIAKRLVKVPYVALPNILAGRTIVTELIQEQASGENICRTVTKLLQPRAYAEQLQALIETKQTLQQQSNHEPANSVIAQWFAQGNR from the coding sequence ATGACGAATGATAATCACCAGTTGCCAAACAAACCGCTGGTGATTGGTATTGTTGCAGGTGAAGTATCTGGTGATAGTTTGGGTGCAGATTTTATGCAGCAAATGAATAACCTGCGTGATGATATCATTTGGGTAGGGGTTGGCGGGTCAAAAATGCAGGCGCAAGGGTTACACAGTATTTTCCCATTAGCACGCCTAGCGGTGATGGGTTTGGTGGAAGTGTTATCGCAGTTGCCTGATTTGCTCAAAGCACGACGTGAGCTATTAGCAGCTTTTCAGGTTGCTCATATAGACTGGTTTGTCGGTATTGATGCGCCTGATTTTAATCTACGGGTTGCAAAGAAGCTCAAACCAAAAGGGGTGTTCTGTGTGCAGTATGTTAGCCCGTCAATTTGGGCTTGGCGTGAATCGCGTATTCACGGCATTAAGGCAGCGACCGATTTAGTACTATGCTTATTTCCATTTGAGCTGCCAGTATATGAGCGTCATAACCATCCTGCGATATGTGTCGGCCATCCGCTATTGCGAACCCTAAATCAAGACTTGGTAGATACCCCGACCAATCAGCTACGTAGTGAGCTGGTCTGGCATAATGACGGCTTGCAACAGTTTTTTATTGAGCGTTTCGATGATGTTAGTCAGTTGATTTGTGTAATGCCGGGATCAAGGCGTGGTGAGATAACCGCTATCTTGCCACTCATGCTAGACGGTATTCAGAAGTTATTATTAGTAGATCCTAAACTGTGCTTTATCATACCAACTGTTGATCAAAACCATCAATACATCGTACAAGATGTGATTGATCAACGCTCAGAGCAATTGCGTGCTGCTATTGTTGTAGTCTATGACGAAAGCCAGCCAGCCTTTAGCCAACAGGCCATGGCAGCCTCTGATATTATTATGCTGGCATCGGGTACGGCAACGCTTGAAGCCATGCTCCTTGAACGCCCGATGGTCGTTATTTATCAATTAAATCAGCTTACTTATCAGATTGCCAAGCGTCTGGTAAAAGTACCCTATGTCGCATTACCTAATATATTAGCAGGAAGAACTATCGTAACTGAGCTTATACAAGAGCAGGCGAGTGGGGAAAATATTTGCCGAACAGTCACAAAGTTATTGCAGCCTCGCGCCTATGCTGAGCAGTTACAAGCTTTGATCGAGACCAAGCAGACATTGCAACAGCAAAGCAATCATGAGCCAGCTAATAGTGTGATTGCGCAGTGGTTTGCTCAAGGTAATCGTTAA
- a CDS encoding DUF6231 family protein has protein sequence MTDSSANTTNSTITLNILDDYIEALLPTLDDSISPSNIEDNAAISDNKNTVNKTSNNIKSNNIPQLLWTVENQKMLAELRSQLGLKNEGANDEKTVNTPASINAATKKIADFSTLSELTTQSIPQRYQLACFWLPNLSLDMLQPYIPLLMRYRDLYAAHLVIALDSTLDLRAYGFTPLDILGETPLPQSSSNLSASLTLWQFNLYDYKKLPNWLNADYWANPENWNKHRW, from the coding sequence ATGACTGACTCATCGGCAAATACAACGAATAGTACGATTACCCTAAATATATTGGATGATTATATAGAGGCACTACTACCCACCCTCGACGATTCAATCTCACCATCTAATATTGAGGATAATGCAGCGATTTCAGATAATAAAAACACCGTCAATAAAACATCGAATAATATAAAGTCGAATAATATCCCTCAGCTATTATGGACAGTTGAAAATCAGAAAATGCTTGCTGAGTTAAGATCGCAGTTGGGTCTCAAAAATGAAGGGGCTAATGATGAAAAAACTGTCAACACTCCTGCTAGTATAAATGCCGCTACGAAAAAAATAGCAGACTTCTCCACATTATCAGAGCTTACGACGCAATCCATACCGCAGCGCTACCAACTTGCGTGCTTTTGGCTACCCAACTTATCATTAGACATGCTGCAACCCTACATTCCATTGCTAATGCGCTACCGTGACCTCTATGCTGCACATTTAGTTATTGCTCTTGATAGTACTTTAGATCTGCGAGCTTATGGCTTTACACCTCTTGATATATTAGGTGAGACTCCATTGCCTCAGTCATCGTCAAACTTGTCAGCATCATTAACGTTATGGCAATTTAATTTATATGATTATAAAAAGCTACCAAATTGGCTGAATGCTGATTATTGGGCCAACCCTGAAAACTGGAACAAACATCGCTGGTAA
- a CDS encoding IclR family transcriptional regulator, with the protein MPKVSSITRVLEIIETISYAPKPISPLELSQELDIPKPTIHRLIQNLVDEGFVAIDIGGGIIPGKRVRNLSVALWQQRQFFNERQVILQKLVDDIQETCGIGIPYHMDMIYTNRVTTSLPLQIYLPVGAKSPMWCTATGKLYLSQLSPASRRKMLSNLPLNKFTKNTIVDIDALNAELDHIAKTGVGVDNEEFISEMVAVSVPILDKKSRYLASLYLHAPTIRVSLDDLLTHVPRLQTAAQDIQALVYELQN; encoded by the coding sequence ATGCCGAAAGTGTCTTCGATTACCCGTGTATTAGAGATTATCGAAACGATATCCTATGCGCCTAAACCTATCTCTCCGCTTGAGCTTTCACAAGAGCTTGATATTCCAAAACCAACCATTCATCGTTTGATTCAAAATTTAGTCGATGAAGGATTTGTAGCGATTGATATTGGTGGTGGTATTATCCCTGGTAAGCGCGTACGCAATCTAAGTGTGGCTTTATGGCAACAGCGGCAGTTCTTTAATGAACGCCAAGTTATTTTGCAAAAGCTAGTAGATGATATTCAAGAAACTTGCGGTATTGGTATCCCTTATCATATGGATATGATCTATACCAATCGCGTCACAACATCATTGCCACTACAGATATACTTACCTGTTGGGGCTAAATCTCCTATGTGGTGTACGGCAACTGGCAAACTGTATCTAAGTCAGCTCTCACCCGCAAGTCGCCGTAAAATGCTAAGTAACTTGCCTTTAAATAAATTTACTAAAAACACCATTGTAGACATTGATGCCCTAAATGCTGAACTTGACCATATTGCCAAGACAGGGGTTGGCGTAGATAATGAAGAATTCATCTCTGAGATGGTAGCGGTATCGGTGCCAATATTGGACAAGAAATCGCGCTATCTAGCATCTTTGTATTTGCATGCACCTACCATACGCGTATCTTTAGATGATCTACTGACACATGTACCAAGATTGCAAACAGCAGCGCAAGACATTCAAGCGTTGGTGTATGAGCTACAAAACTAG
- a CDS encoding 4'-phosphopantetheinyl transferase superfamily protein, translated as MPIPHLFNIEYTQLDPMTWCAVADVGSPLHLSLRNKPPLSLVSNTLRAHPINFTDFNWQYYTAETYLSARKNALNQRQQQRLGVRLLLQELLTKLEIEDTLDETQYPYRLINSKYYVCFSHSSDSYANNKVAVIISRQRTVGIDIETNKVDWHVAQRFYHSNEIALLQTLPTTQRETTAKLLWQIKESFIKIHHYKLAQGLGMNYEHLIPNIVVNFEQNNSLLTIIEDNELGYQITLLLSHQTVVIF; from the coding sequence ATGCCAATCCCACATCTTTTTAACATCGAATATACTCAACTTGATCCTATGACATGGTGCGCAGTTGCCGATGTGGGCTCACCTTTACATCTAAGCTTACGGAATAAGCCACCTCTATCATTAGTGTCTAACACTCTACGCGCTCATCCTATTAATTTTACTGATTTTAACTGGCAATACTATACTGCTGAAACATATTTATCAGCACGCAAAAACGCTCTGAATCAACGTCAACAACAACGTCTAGGCGTTCGGTTATTGCTACAAGAGTTACTGACCAAGTTAGAAATAGAGGATACGTTAGACGAAACCCAATACCCTTATCGACTCATTAATAGCAAATACTACGTGTGCTTTAGTCATTCAAGTGATAGTTATGCAAATAATAAGGTTGCTGTAATTATCAGTCGTCAGCGCACTGTGGGTATTGATATAGAAACCAATAAAGTCGATTGGCATGTGGCACAGCGTTTTTATCACTCTAACGAGATTGCTCTGCTACAAACATTGCCCACTACTCAACGTGAAACCACTGCTAAGTTACTTTGGCAGATAAAAGAGAGCTTTATTAAGATTCACCATTATAAGTTGGCGCAAGGATTAGGAATGAACTATGAACATCTCATTCCGAATATTGTTGTCAACTTTGAACAAAATAATTCGCTTCTAACTATTATTGAAGATAATGAGTTAGGCTATCAGATTACATTGTTACTTTCTCACCAGACCGTGGTCATTTTTTAG
- the pal gene encoding peptidoglycan-associated lipoprotein Pal — protein MSINSTLSNPISNSRFAKIAALALLSGAVAITTGCATKRATSEVVVAPLGIPGGQVGYTGAVVVDNSNAILTGAENLQAVVYFAFDSSEITSQSASILNQHANLLSSNPAAGVVIAGHTDERGSREYNVALGERRAQAARDYLAAQGVSVNNIRVISYGEERPAAAGTTEEAYAQNRRAELSY, from the coding sequence ATGTCAATTAACTCTACGTTGTCTAACCCTATATCCAATAGCCGTTTTGCTAAAATCGCTGCGCTTGCCCTATTATCAGGTGCTGTCGCAATCACAACTGGTTGTGCTACTAAGCGCGCTACTTCTGAAGTCGTCGTTGCTCCTCTAGGTATCCCAGGTGGTCAAGTCGGTTACACTGGTGCTGTGGTTGTAGACAATTCAAATGCTATTCTTACTGGTGCTGAAAATCTTCAAGCCGTTGTATATTTCGCCTTTGACAGTAGTGAAATTACTTCACAATCTGCTAGCATCTTGAACCAACATGCTAACCTATTAAGCTCAAATCCAGCAGCTGGTGTCGTGATTGCAGGTCACACTGATGAACGCGGTAGCCGTGAATACAACGTTGCTCTAGGCGAGCGCCGTGCACAGGCAGCACGTGATTATCTTGCTGCCCAAGGTGTTTCTGTAAATAACATCCGAGTCATCAGTTATGGCGAAGAGCGTCCTGCTGCGGCTGGTACTACTGAAGAAGCTTATGCACAGAACCGTCGTGCCGAGCTTTCCTACTAA
- a CDS encoding 3-deoxy-7-phosphoheptulonate synthase has product MTTPATHNADIDDVNIEKFIPLITPAELKAELPLSNEAYKTVLKGRHTIQDILDGKDKRLFIVIGPCSIHDIKAAHEYADRLAVLAKEVEDTIFVVMRVYFEKPRTTVGWKGMINDPDMNDSFDIEKGLRTARKLLLDLNEKGLPCATEALDPNTPQYMQDLISWSAIGARTTESQTHREMSSGLSCPVGFKNGTDGGMTVAVNAMQAVKAGHSFLGLSEDGKVSIIKSKGNPYAHVVLRGGNGKPNYDETAVAQVENELAKGKTSSKIMIDSSHANSGKDPYLQPMVIQNVAEQIQNGNKSIIGMMIESHLKGGSQKLTEDLSQLEYGKSITDGCLDWDSTVTAIHNLRDTVKDILPNR; this is encoded by the coding sequence ATGACAACACCAGCTACCCATAATGCAGATATTGATGACGTGAACATTGAAAAATTCATTCCTTTGATCACTCCCGCTGAGCTAAAAGCTGAGCTGCCCCTTTCGAACGAAGCTTATAAAACCGTTCTAAAAGGTCGCCATACTATTCAAGATATTTTGGATGGTAAAGATAAGCGCCTGTTTATAGTCATCGGTCCTTGCTCTATCCATGATATCAAGGCGGCGCACGAATATGCTGACCGCTTAGCCGTATTGGCAAAAGAAGTCGAAGACACTATCTTTGTCGTTATGCGTGTCTATTTTGAAAAGCCACGTACTACTGTTGGTTGGAAGGGCATGATTAACGACCCTGATATGAATGACAGCTTCGATATCGAAAAAGGTCTACGTACCGCTCGTAAGCTACTGCTTGATTTAAATGAGAAGGGTTTGCCTTGTGCGACTGAAGCTTTAGACCCAAATACCCCGCAGTACATGCAGGACTTGATCAGCTGGTCAGCGATTGGCGCACGTACCACTGAGAGCCAAACACACCGTGAGATGAGTTCAGGCTTATCGTGCCCAGTAGGCTTTAAGAATGGTACTGACGGTGGCATGACTGTCGCAGTCAACGCTATGCAAGCAGTAAAAGCTGGTCATAGCTTCTTAGGTCTATCAGAAGATGGCAAAGTATCTATCATCAAGTCTAAAGGCAACCCTTATGCACACGTCGTACTGCGCGGTGGTAATGGCAAACCTAACTATGACGAAACCGCTGTCGCCCAAGTCGAAAACGAGCTAGCTAAAGGAAAAACCAGCAGTAAGATTATGATCGACTCAAGTCATGCAAACTCAGGTAAAGACCCTTACTTACAACCGATGGTCATCCAAAATGTCGCTGAGCAGATTCAAAACGGTAATAAATCAATTATCGGCATGATGATTGAAAGCCATTTAAAAGGTGGCAGCCAAAAGCTTACTGAAGATTTGAGCCAGCTCGAGTATGGTAAATCTATCACCGATGGTTGTCTCGATTGGGATAGTACCGTGACTGCTATACATAATCTACGTGATACGGTGAAAGACATTTTACCTAATCGCTAA
- a CDS encoding cupin domain-containing protein, with translation MNTIKLSDKLSMFSSYWDPHVVADYNQNEVMVVKFQGEYPFHKHEETDDFFYVLEGEMFMDIEGEHSRLVKAGELFIVPKGVSHRPRAEHEVKVLLIEPKGEPNSGDSDREPAPKPRI, from the coding sequence ATGAATACCATTAAACTCTCGGATAAACTAAGCATGTTTTCAAGCTACTGGGATCCACATGTCGTTGCTGATTATAATCAAAACGAAGTGATGGTAGTAAAATTTCAAGGAGAGTACCCCTTTCATAAACATGAAGAAACGGACGACTTTTTCTATGTGTTAGAGGGCGAGATGTTTATGGATATAGAAGGTGAACATTCTCGTCTTGTCAAAGCTGGGGAATTGTTTATCGTACCCAAAGGTGTGAGCCATCGACCACGCGCAGAGCATGAAGTGAAGGTTTTACTAATCGAACCAAAAGGCGAGCCAAATTCTGGTGATTCAGATAGAGAACCTGCGCCCAAGCCGAGAATTTAG
- a CDS encoding CAP domain-containing protein, translated as MNFITSEKSLVIALSSALLLTACGGGGSESSDTSTSTNSSNSNSPEAISPSSPIDTSKPSEPNTSPEPLKPTTSPETSAPEATSPVLKVEVDMKDVESKSYDGAAQVGSKLLNSQRQACALGGLAQNNELTKIATQHAQYIQHVFANSSPTMFNAHDEREIEDIKTWTGKNNPFFTGISFKDRLLKAGYSNLAHGVVENISRITYYSSAGRVASPEYAAHSMTKSLLAAPYHMRLLVTPNLSQTGSGMIAYKPYGKATDKSQGYVFVNASSADRNTENRSVEGLFTYPCTDVADTNTALYNEFPSPVAGTGRDLGTDPIGQPIYINMPSAKNIKISNIKFRDIQRNIDVPVDLLDYSNDPHKRTAYELPQNEAFILPITDSLQSCETGRRVGKNCGLYGNSKYQVSFDVLVDNKTLETKQFTFTTGEVNY; from the coding sequence ATGAATTTTATTACCTCAGAAAAAAGTCTCGTCATTGCTCTTTCTTCAGCTCTGCTTTTAACTGCTTGTGGCGGTGGTGGCAGTGAGAGTTCCGATACTAGTACTAGTACTAATTCAAGCAACTCGAACTCACCTGAAGCAATTAGTCCGTCAAGCCCTATTGATACTTCTAAGCCATCAGAGCCTAACACTTCTCCTGAACCGTTAAAACCGACTACTTCTCCTGAAACATCAGCGCCTGAGGCTACATCGCCAGTATTAAAAGTTGAAGTCGATATGAAAGATGTGGAGAGTAAGAGCTATGATGGGGCTGCGCAGGTTGGCTCAAAGCTATTAAACTCACAAAGACAAGCCTGTGCGCTTGGTGGGTTAGCACAGAATAACGAGCTAACCAAAATAGCAACCCAGCACGCGCAGTACATCCAGCATGTTTTCGCAAATAGTAGCCCAACGATGTTTAATGCGCACGATGAAAGAGAGATCGAAGATATAAAGACATGGACAGGAAAGAACAATCCATTCTTTACAGGTATTAGCTTCAAAGATCGTCTACTTAAAGCTGGATATTCAAACTTGGCTCATGGTGTTGTAGAAAACATATCGAGAATAACGTATTACAGCTCAGCTGGTAGAGTCGCGTCACCAGAGTATGCTGCGCATTCAATGACTAAGTCTCTACTAGCTGCACCTTATCATATGCGTCTATTAGTAACTCCTAACCTTAGTCAAACAGGCTCAGGTATGATAGCTTACAAGCCTTATGGTAAGGCTACTGATAAAAGTCAGGGCTATGTTTTTGTCAACGCATCATCAGCTGATCGAAATACAGAAAATCGTTCGGTTGAGGGACTGTTTACTTATCCTTGTACTGATGTAGCAGATACAAATACTGCGCTTTACAATGAGTTTCCAAGCCCAGTGGCAGGGACAGGACGTGACCTAGGTACTGATCCTATCGGCCAGCCTATCTATATCAACATGCCATCGGCTAAAAACATTAAAATTAGTAATATTAAGTTTCGTGATATCCAGCGTAATATAGACGTGCCTGTAGACCTGCTAGATTATAGCAATGACCCTCATAAGAGAACCGCCTACGAATTACCGCAAAACGAAGCTTTTATTCTGCCGATTACTGATAGTTTGCAAAGCTGTGAAACTGGTCGTAGAGTAGGTAAAAACTGTGGTCTTTATGGCAATAGTAAATACCAAGTCAGCTTTGATGTTCTAGTAGATAATAAGACGCTAGAAACTAAGCAGTTTACCTTTACAACAGGTGAAGTTAACTATTAA